The following proteins are encoded in a genomic region of Nomascus leucogenys isolate Asia chromosome 17, Asia_NLE_v1, whole genome shotgun sequence:
- the GHRHR gene encoding growth hormone-releasing hormone receptor isoform X1: protein MDRRMWGAHVLCVLSPLPTVLGHMYPECDFITQLREDESACLQAAEEMPNTTLGCPRTWDGLLCWPTAGSGEWVTLPCPDFFSRFSSESGAVKRDCTITGWSEPFPPYPVACPVPLELLAEEESYFSTVKIIYTMGHSISIVALFVAITILVALRRLHCPRNYVHTQLFTTFILKAGAVFLKDAALFHSDDTDHCSFSTVLCKVSVATSHFATMTNFSWLLAEAVYLTCLLASTSPSSRRAFWWLVLAGWGLPVLFTGTWVGCKLAFEDIACWDLDDSSPYWWIIKGPIVLSVGVNFGLFLNIIRILVRKLEPAQGSLHTQSQYWRLSKSTLFLIPLFGIHYIIFNFLPDNAGLGIRLPLELGLGSFQGFIVAILYCFLNQEVRTEISRKWHGHDPELLPAWRTRAKWTTPSRSAAKVLTSMC from the exons ATGGACCGCCGGATGTGGGGGGCCCATGTCTTGTGCGTGTTGAGCCCGTTACCGACC GTATTGGGCCACATGTACCCAGAATGTGACTTCATCACCCAGCTGAGAGAGGATGAGAGTGCCTGTCTACAAGCAGCAGAGGAGATGCCCAACACCACCCTGG GCTGCCCTAGGACATGGGATGGGCTGCTGTGCTGGCCGACGGCAGGCTCTGGCGAGTGGGTCACCCTCCCCTGCCCGGATTTCTTCTCTCGCTTCAGCTCAGAGTCAG GGGCTGTGAAGCGGGATTGTACCATCACTGGCTGGTCTGAGCCCTTTCCACCTTACCCTGTGGCCTGCCCTGTGCCTCTGGAGCTGCTGGCTGAGGAG GAGTCTTACTTCTCCACGGTGAAGATTATCTACACCATGGGCCATAGCATCTCTATTGTAGCCCTCTTCGTGGCCATCACCATCCTGGTTGCTCTCAG GAGGCTCCACTGCCCCCGGAACTATGTCCACACCCAGCTGTTCACCACTTTTATCCTCAAGGCGGGAGCTGTGTTCCTGAAGGATGCCGCCCTTTTCCACAGTGATGACACTGACCACTGCAGCTTCTCCACT GTTCTATGCAAGGTCTCCGTGGCCACCTCCCATTTCGCCACCATGACCAACTTCAGCTGGCTGTTGGCAGAAGCCGTCTACCTGACCTGCCTCCTGGCCTCCACCTCCCCCAGCTCAAGGAGAGCCTTCTGGTGGCTGGTTCTTGCTGGCTGGG GGCTGCCCGTGCTCTTCACTGGCACGTGGGTGGGCTGCAAGCTGGCCTTCGAGGACATCGC gtgctgggactTGGACGACAGCTCCCCCTACTGGTGGATCATCAAAGGGCCCATCGTCCTCTCGGTCGGG GTGAACTTTGGACTTTTTCTCAATATTATCCGCATCCTGGTGAGGAAACTGGAGCCAGCTCAGGGCAGCCTCCATACCCAGTCTCAGTATTG GCGTCTCTCCAAATCGACACTTTTCCTGATCCCACTCTTTGGAATTCACTACATCATCTTCAACTTCCTGCCAGACAATGCTGGCCTGGGCATCCGCCTCCCCCTGGAGCTGGGACTGGGTTCCTTCCAG GGCTTCATTGTTGCCATCCTCTACTGCTTCCTCAACCAAGAG GTGAGGACTGAGATCTCACGGAAGTGGCATGGCCATGACCCTGAGCTTCTGCCAGCCTGGAGGACCCGTGCTAAGTGGACCACGCCTTCCCGCTCGGCGGCAAAGGTGCTGACATCTATGTGCTAG
- the GHRHR gene encoding growth hormone-releasing hormone receptor isoform X2, with the protein MWTTEPRKAPNWLGSSCSLFPAASPLGLLGQPCTWAESPLLPALYPGCPRTWDGLLCWPTAGSGEWVTLPCPDFFSRFSSESGAVKRDCTITGWSEPFPPYPVACPVPLELLAEEESYFSTVKIIYTMGHSISIVALFVAITILVALRRLHCPRNYVHTQLFTTFILKAGAVFLKDAALFHSDDTDHCSFSTVLCKVSVATSHFATMTNFSWLLAEAVYLTCLLASTSPSSRRAFWWLVLAGWGLPVLFTGTWVGCKLAFEDIACWDLDDSSPYWWIIKGPIVLSVGVNFGLFLNIIRILVRKLEPAQGSLHTQSQYWRLSKSTLFLIPLFGIHYIIFNFLPDNAGLGIRLPLELGLGSFQGFIVAILYCFLNQEVRTEISRKWHGHDPELLPAWRTRAKWTTPSRSAAKVLTSMC; encoded by the exons ATGTGGACCACAGAGCCCAGAAAGGCACCCAACTGGCTTGGCTCATCCTGTTCACTGTTTCCAGCAG cctcaccccttGGATTACTGGGGCAGCCCTGCACCTGGGCTGAGTCTCCACTGCTCCCGGCTCTCTATCCAGGCTGCCCTAGGACATGGGATGGGCTGCTGTGCTGGCCGACGGCAGGCTCTGGCGAGTGGGTCACCCTCCCCTGCCCGGATTTCTTCTCTCGCTTCAGCTCAGAGTCAG GGGCTGTGAAGCGGGATTGTACCATCACTGGCTGGTCTGAGCCCTTTCCACCTTACCCTGTGGCCTGCCCTGTGCCTCTGGAGCTGCTGGCTGAGGAG GAGTCTTACTTCTCCACGGTGAAGATTATCTACACCATGGGCCATAGCATCTCTATTGTAGCCCTCTTCGTGGCCATCACCATCCTGGTTGCTCTCAG GAGGCTCCACTGCCCCCGGAACTATGTCCACACCCAGCTGTTCACCACTTTTATCCTCAAGGCGGGAGCTGTGTTCCTGAAGGATGCCGCCCTTTTCCACAGTGATGACACTGACCACTGCAGCTTCTCCACT GTTCTATGCAAGGTCTCCGTGGCCACCTCCCATTTCGCCACCATGACCAACTTCAGCTGGCTGTTGGCAGAAGCCGTCTACCTGACCTGCCTCCTGGCCTCCACCTCCCCCAGCTCAAGGAGAGCCTTCTGGTGGCTGGTTCTTGCTGGCTGGG GGCTGCCCGTGCTCTTCACTGGCACGTGGGTGGGCTGCAAGCTGGCCTTCGAGGACATCGC gtgctgggactTGGACGACAGCTCCCCCTACTGGTGGATCATCAAAGGGCCCATCGTCCTCTCGGTCGGG GTGAACTTTGGACTTTTTCTCAATATTATCCGCATCCTGGTGAGGAAACTGGAGCCAGCTCAGGGCAGCCTCCATACCCAGTCTCAGTATTG GCGTCTCTCCAAATCGACACTTTTCCTGATCCCACTCTTTGGAATTCACTACATCATCTTCAACTTCCTGCCAGACAATGCTGGCCTGGGCATCCGCCTCCCCCTGGAGCTGGGACTGGGTTCCTTCCAG GGCTTCATTGTTGCCATCCTCTACTGCTTCCTCAACCAAGAG GTGAGGACTGAGATCTCACGGAAGTGGCATGGCCATGACCCTGAGCTTCTGCCAGCCTGGAGGACCCGTGCTAAGTGGACCACGCCTTCCCGCTCGGCGGCAAAGGTGCTGACATCTATGTGCTAG
- the GHRHR gene encoding growth hormone-releasing hormone receptor isoform X3: MYPECDFITQLREDESACLQAAEEMPNTTLGCPRTWDGLLCWPTAGSGEWVTLPCPDFFSRFSSESGAVKRDCTITGWSEPFPPYPVACPVPLELLAEEESYFSTVKIIYTMGHSISIVALFVAITILVALRRLHCPRNYVHTQLFTTFILKAGAVFLKDAALFHSDDTDHCSFSTVLCKVSVATSHFATMTNFSWLLAEAVYLTCLLASTSPSSRRAFWWLVLAGWGLPVLFTGTWVGCKLAFEDIACWDLDDSSPYWWIIKGPIVLSVGVNFGLFLNIIRILVRKLEPAQGSLHTQSQYWRLSKSTLFLIPLFGIHYIIFNFLPDNAGLGIRLPLELGLGSFQGFIVAILYCFLNQEVRTEISRKWHGHDPELLPAWRTRAKWTTPSRSAAKVLTSMC; this comes from the exons ATGTACCCAGAATGTGACTTCATCACCCAGCTGAGAGAGGATGAGAGTGCCTGTCTACAAGCAGCAGAGGAGATGCCCAACACCACCCTGG GCTGCCCTAGGACATGGGATGGGCTGCTGTGCTGGCCGACGGCAGGCTCTGGCGAGTGGGTCACCCTCCCCTGCCCGGATTTCTTCTCTCGCTTCAGCTCAGAGTCAG GGGCTGTGAAGCGGGATTGTACCATCACTGGCTGGTCTGAGCCCTTTCCACCTTACCCTGTGGCCTGCCCTGTGCCTCTGGAGCTGCTGGCTGAGGAG GAGTCTTACTTCTCCACGGTGAAGATTATCTACACCATGGGCCATAGCATCTCTATTGTAGCCCTCTTCGTGGCCATCACCATCCTGGTTGCTCTCAG GAGGCTCCACTGCCCCCGGAACTATGTCCACACCCAGCTGTTCACCACTTTTATCCTCAAGGCGGGAGCTGTGTTCCTGAAGGATGCCGCCCTTTTCCACAGTGATGACACTGACCACTGCAGCTTCTCCACT GTTCTATGCAAGGTCTCCGTGGCCACCTCCCATTTCGCCACCATGACCAACTTCAGCTGGCTGTTGGCAGAAGCCGTCTACCTGACCTGCCTCCTGGCCTCCACCTCCCCCAGCTCAAGGAGAGCCTTCTGGTGGCTGGTTCTTGCTGGCTGGG GGCTGCCCGTGCTCTTCACTGGCACGTGGGTGGGCTGCAAGCTGGCCTTCGAGGACATCGC gtgctgggactTGGACGACAGCTCCCCCTACTGGTGGATCATCAAAGGGCCCATCGTCCTCTCGGTCGGG GTGAACTTTGGACTTTTTCTCAATATTATCCGCATCCTGGTGAGGAAACTGGAGCCAGCTCAGGGCAGCCTCCATACCCAGTCTCAGTATTG GCGTCTCTCCAAATCGACACTTTTCCTGATCCCACTCTTTGGAATTCACTACATCATCTTCAACTTCCTGCCAGACAATGCTGGCCTGGGCATCCGCCTCCCCCTGGAGCTGGGACTGGGTTCCTTCCAG GGCTTCATTGTTGCCATCCTCTACTGCTTCCTCAACCAAGAG GTGAGGACTGAGATCTCACGGAAGTGGCATGGCCATGACCCTGAGCTTCTGCCAGCCTGGAGGACCCGTGCTAAGTGGACCACGCCTTCCCGCTCGGCGGCAAAGGTGCTGACATCTATGTGCTAG